A DNA window from Terriglobales bacterium contains the following coding sequences:
- a CDS encoding (Fe-S)-binding protein, protein MTPAAHPPLPLLQNLPRPQSAAEEQELVARFVAGIRRIFEGAGDPATKARLLRAMQHPVDCRSCAAACHVFQGSGRDELSRPGLRGSILRRLYHKHVQGGGRFSTWWHGNVELDWARIERLAQMAYSCNLCGRCAQSCSGADHALIARQLRAVFREMGIAPIEPRSADLTWLKEHVKAIDEHTSRRAGLEVRTPWDAEGADVLLLQPASSIAEWPENVGATALLLTCAGIKWTMSSELAGGDLADTFEHEGAQLLEDGRRAARVARGLKAKKIVAGESCETYRALCPNDQETTHAEPQVMRATVVTLIRDLVRSGRLEFDPIRNDFPVTLHDPCSLVRHGVVEPQREALRRLCPQFREMDPWGERNYCCGGGGGLARIAPAHDWRAEVSGRTKMEQVLDAFSECLDADTRKYLCAPCADCKTQLRDLLDEHAPWEQNRILCGGLAELAANALATVRRGFLNWETAE, encoded by the coding sequence ATGACCCCGGCCGCCCACCCACCGCTGCCCCTGCTCCAGAACCTGCCCCGTCCTCAGAGCGCGGCGGAGGAGCAGGAGCTGGTCGCCCGCTTCGTGGCGGGCATCAGGAGGATCTTCGAGGGCGCCGGGGACCCTGCGACCAAGGCCCGCCTGCTGCGCGCCATGCAGCATCCGGTGGACTGCCGGAGCTGTGCTGCGGCCTGCCATGTCTTCCAGGGCAGCGGGCGCGACGAACTCTCGCGCCCGGGGCTGCGGGGCAGCATCCTGCGCCGCCTGTACCACAAGCATGTGCAGGGCGGGGGCCGGTTTTCGACCTGGTGGCACGGGAACGTAGAGCTGGATTGGGCCCGGATTGAGCGCCTGGCGCAGATGGCCTACAGCTGCAACCTTTGCGGGCGCTGCGCCCAGAGCTGCTCTGGCGCCGACCATGCCCTGATCGCCCGCCAGTTGCGCGCCGTCTTCCGCGAGATGGGGATCGCGCCCATCGAACCGCGCAGCGCCGACCTGACCTGGCTGAAGGAACATGTGAAGGCCATCGACGAGCACACCAGCCGGCGCGCGGGCCTCGAGGTGCGCACCCCGTGGGACGCCGAAGGCGCCGACGTCCTGCTGCTGCAGCCCGCCTCCAGCATCGCCGAGTGGCCGGAGAACGTGGGCGCCACCGCCCTGCTGCTGACCTGCGCCGGCATCAAGTGGACGATGTCGTCGGAGCTGGCCGGCGGCGACCTCGCCGACACCTTCGAGCACGAGGGCGCTCAGCTCCTGGAGGACGGACGGCGCGCCGCCCGCGTCGCCCGCGGCCTGAAGGCGAAAAAGATCGTGGCCGGAGAGTCGTGCGAGACGTACCGTGCGCTCTGTCCTAACGATCAGGAGACCACTCACGCCGAACCCCAAGTCATGCGCGCAACCGTGGTGACGCTGATCCGCGACCTGGTGCGCAGCGGCCGGCTGGAGTTCGATCCCATCCGCAATGATTTCCCGGTCACGCTGCACGATCCCTGCAGCCTGGTGCGGCACGGAGTGGTGGAGCCGCAACGCGAGGCGCTGCGCCGGCTGTGCCCGCAGTTCCGCGAGATGGACCCCTGGGGGGAGCGAAACTACTGCTGCGGCGGCGGAGGCGGGCTGGCCCGCATCGCGCCCGCCCACGACTGGCGGGCCGAGGTCTCGGGACGAACGAAGATGGAGCAGGTGCTGGACGCTTTCTCCGAGTGCCTAGACGCCGACACGCGGAAGTATCTTTGCGCGCCCTGCGCCGACTGCAAGACACAGCTGCGCGACCTGCTGGACGAGCATGCTCCCTGGGAGCAGAACCGGATCCTGTGCGGCGGGCTGGCGGAGCTGGCCGCCAACGCGCTGGCGACGGTGCGGCGCGGG